The following is a genomic window from Haloplasma contractile SSD-17B.
GTGATGGCACAGACGTATGTGACAGCTAGTATAATACGATCATAACTAAGACTATAAGCTATTCCTGCAGCCAAGGCATCAATTGAGGTTGCGATTCCATAGGTAAGGAGCAGTTTAGTCGTTAAAAACCTGTATTGACCCGTTCTGTCGCACTTTGTCTTTTTGCAATCAAGGCCTAGACACTTGCCATGGGGACACATTTCTGCCTTTTCACTCAGACCTTCCCTGATCATTCTTATTCCGAGTATCCCAAGTAAGATTGCGGCTATGTAATGGTTCAGCTCTATGTAACGTTTTGGAAAGATGTATAGGAATAGGGTTCCGATAAAGAACATGCCTGCCTGAAATCCTCCAAAGGTAAGTGCCACCTTGAGTTTATCTTTTAATCCTTTTACAATGTTAGCCATACCGAGTGAAATCGAAACGGCAAACGCATCCATAGCAAGTGCAATTGCCAGCATTAAGATTGTTACATAGAATTCAAACATAATAAGCGCTCCTTTATATAGGGGTAATTAAGTACCTGTGGCGATAAAAAGAGACTCTTAACACAATGACCTAAAAAGCCTAGTATATAGGATTAGGTTACTGTGTTAAAAGTCTCACTGTGATTGACATCATGATAAAGCCAGGTCGCCAAGTTTTTCTAGCTCGCGTTACCAGTATGTTGACTTTATCGCCTACTTAGATTCTGGTTGTTTATGTTCTTAGGTTAGGTTCAGAATAAGTAGGTAGTTACTCCCTTTTAACAGGTATTCAAGTTAGTTCGGTGTTAACATATCGTTTTTTACGTATTCAAGTATAGTGTAGTTGGTAGCGCTTGTCAACTGTATTTGGGTGGTTTGTGGATAAAGTTTTTATAGGTGATAATGGTTATTAATTAATTGAGTTTTCCCTCTATTCTGCGCTGGATATCAGACACTATATAACATATCTTCTAATATTATTCGTTCTTCTGAGTTTTTTATGGTTATCCGATAGGTTGTTTTTTATGCTTCTTTAATTTTTTTGTCTACTTCTCTGTCAATCAGTTAAAAAGTTAATAGTATGTTAAAATGATGATAAGTATGTTTGTATAGAAGGGGTGGTTACACGTGTTTACAAGGAGGGTCATCCTCATTATGTTGGGTATAAGCATTTTTCTCTTAATTATGGGATTTTTTTAT
Proteins encoded in this region:
- a CDS encoding manganese efflux pump MntP → MFEFYVTILMLAIALAMDAFAVSISLGMANIVKGLKDKLKVALTFGGFQAGMFFIGTLFLYIFPKRYIELNHYIAAILLGILGIRMIREGLSEKAEMCPHGKCLGLDCKKTKCDRTGQYRFLTTKLLLTYGIATSIDALAAGIAYSLSYDRIILAVTYVCAITLLFSYFGVKFGLKLKHMIGDKADIIGGIILIILAIKSLV